One Desulfuromonas acetoxidans DSM 684 DNA segment encodes these proteins:
- a CDS encoding RIO1 family regulatory kinase/ATPase translates to MLPNSSFFPHPGYRTLLGYPVGEEAIIAQRFACLKQLGITSLTQHGTTQLLNVPVLGYGYCGVVISGQHHGHPVAIKLRRLDCRQTDLRNEARLLQQANSVGIGPRLHAHSDDILVMEQLSGVPLATWLNVSRSGEELRNQLGQMVQQGYVLDCLGLDHGALRYPGEHVLIDNGRITLIDFSHASDQRRPNNVTSLVQGLLWGTRLAEMFQLGLDLPSQEELRPLLRAYKQQPEQGPFVALCQKLGIAADGSAAVGGCAVTGKQLSNSVHL, encoded by the coding sequence ATGCTCCCGAACAGCTCTTTTTTTCCCCATCCGGGGTATCGCACTTTGCTCGGTTATCCCGTGGGCGAGGAGGCGATCATTGCCCAGCGTTTTGCCTGCCTGAAACAGCTCGGCATCACCAGCTTGACGCAGCACGGTACAACGCAACTTCTCAACGTGCCGGTGCTGGGTTACGGTTATTGCGGTGTGGTCATCAGCGGCCAACATCACGGTCACCCCGTGGCCATTAAGCTGCGTCGCCTTGATTGCCGCCAGACGGATCTGCGTAATGAAGCACGCCTGCTGCAGCAAGCCAACAGTGTGGGGATCGGTCCGCGTCTCCATGCGCACAGTGATGATATTCTGGTCATGGAGCAGCTCAGTGGTGTTCCTTTAGCGACCTGGCTGAACGTCTCCCGCTCCGGTGAGGAACTGAGGAACCAGTTGGGACAGATGGTGCAGCAGGGATATGTTCTCGACTGTCTGGGCCTCGACCACGGTGCGTTACGTTATCCCGGCGAACATGTGTTGATTGACAACGGCCGGATCACCCTGATCGATTTCAGCCATGCCAGCGACCAGCGGCGGCCCAACAATGTCACGTCATTGGTGCAGGGATTGCTGTGGGGCACTCGGTTGGCCGAGATGTTTCAATTGGGTCTGGATCTGCCCAGTCAGGAAGAGTTGCGGCCGCTATTGCGCGCCTATAAACAGCAGCCCGAACAGGGGCCCTTTGTGGCGTTGTGTCAGAAACTGGGGATTGCCGCTGACGGGTCCGCAGCTGTCGGAGGCTGTGCTGTAACAGGAAAGCAGTTGTCAAACTCTGTCCATCTGTGA
- a CDS encoding cytochrome c biogenesis CcdA family protein, with product MIESLLSTLSQAVSATPAIALIAAAGWGVLSILLSPCHLASIPLIVGFIDGQQISTRRAFIVSNLFAVGILLSIALIGVITALAGRMLGDLGSYGNWLVAAIFLVFGLHLLGVLPMPWSGPGTIHTSRRGLLAAFTMGLIFGIALGPCTFAFMGPVLGVAFAEANDHLIYAISLLLAYGMGHCSVIVLAGTFTEIVQSYLNWNETSQGTLWLKRICGVLVIAGSGWLIYTAQ from the coding sequence ATGATTGAAAGCCTGCTGTCAACGCTGAGTCAGGCCGTATCGGCGACTCCGGCCATCGCCCTGATAGCCGCAGCCGGGTGGGGCGTTTTGAGCATCCTCCTGTCACCCTGCCACCTGGCGAGTATCCCGCTGATCGTCGGCTTTATTGACGGCCAGCAGATCAGCACCCGCCGGGCATTTATCGTCTCCAATCTGTTCGCTGTCGGTATTTTGCTGTCCATTGCCCTGATCGGTGTCATCACGGCGTTGGCCGGGCGCATGCTCGGTGATCTCGGCAGTTACGGCAACTGGCTGGTTGCCGCCATTTTCCTGGTCTTCGGCCTGCATCTTCTTGGCGTGTTGCCCATGCCGTGGTCAGGTCCGGGGACCATTCACACCTCCCGCCGCGGCTTATTGGCCGCGTTCACCATGGGACTGATCTTCGGTATTGCCCTCGGCCCCTGTACCTTTGCCTTTATGGGGCCGGTGCTCGGTGTGGCGTTTGCCGAAGCCAATGACCATCTGATCTATGCCATCTCTCTGCTGCTCGCCTATGGTATGGGCCATTGTTCCGTCATTGTGCTAGCCGGTACGTTTACCGAAATCGTCCAAAGCTATCTCAACTGGAACGAGACATCGCAAGGCACTCTGTGGCTGAAACGGATCTGCGGAGTTCTGGTGATCGCCGGCAGCGGCTGGCTCATCTATACAGCGCAATGA
- a CDS encoding thioredoxin family protein, whose protein sequence is MRSLIISFAALLLLATASLADTLPKLVDVGADKCIPCIKMAPILEDLKKDFAGQLDVQFVDAWKNREEARLYHVRLIPTQIFYAADGKELFRHTGFFSREEILAKWQELGYPFKETP, encoded by the coding sequence ATGAGATCATTAATCATTTCTTTTGCCGCGCTACTTCTGCTGGCCACGGCCAGCCTGGCAGACACTCTCCCCAAGCTTGTCGATGTCGGAGCGGACAAATGTATCCCCTGCATCAAGATGGCACCCATTCTTGAAGATCTGAAAAAAGATTTCGCCGGACAACTTGATGTGCAGTTTGTTGACGCCTGGAAAAACCGCGAGGAGGCTCGCCTTTATCACGTGCGCCTCATTCCTACCCAGATTTTTTATGCCGCTGATGGCAAAGAGTTGTTCCGTCACACCGGTTTCTTCAGCCGCGAAGAGATTCTCGCCAAATGGCAGGAACTCGGCTACCCGTTCAAGGAAACACCCTGA
- a CDS encoding ABC transporter substrate-binding protein, which translates to MKKLAILLLALLLLASPAIAADTIKLGAFFDLSGRAAFIGTPTKLVAEMVVDKINSEGGINGKQLELVIGDTEANPAKAASLAKKFIYKDNVVAIIGPTMTDTGMTVKAMAGKGKTPIFMTVGGDPVIMGGKFGPFDWVFKSPQRSSIAVQRLFDYLRAKGLTKIALLSAADGFGKDGARWIKKLAPEYGIEILAEESFGTRDTDMTAQLTNAKNANPQAIVTWTIGPAGSIVAKNKAQLGIDLPLFQCHGLPDPKYIELAGSASEGDRMPSTKLLVADALPDSDPQKAVIQEFIQLYKEKGYDKQFPINTHSGYAWDAIMIVANAMKQVGTDKAALREAIENTKGYVGVSGIYNLTAEDHNGLDTSSMVIVQVKDGQFVMAD; encoded by the coding sequence ATGAAAAAACTGGCAATTCTTCTGCTGGCCCTGCTGCTTCTGGCCAGCCCGGCCATTGCTGCAGACACCATCAAACTCGGCGCGTTCTTTGACCTGTCCGGTCGCGCCGCGTTCATCGGCACCCCCACCAAACTGGTGGCGGAGATGGTTGTCGATAAGATCAACAGCGAAGGCGGCATCAACGGCAAACAGTTGGAGCTGGTGATCGGTGACACCGAAGCCAATCCGGCCAAGGCCGCATCTCTGGCCAAGAAATTTATCTACAAGGATAATGTGGTCGCCATTATCGGCCCGACCATGACCGATACCGGTATGACCGTTAAAGCTATGGCCGGCAAAGGCAAAACGCCGATCTTCATGACTGTCGGTGGTGATCCGGTGATCATGGGTGGCAAGTTCGGCCCGTTTGACTGGGTATTTAAATCTCCCCAGCGTTCCAGCATTGCCGTTCAGCGGTTGTTTGACTATTTGCGCGCCAAGGGGCTGACCAAGATCGCCCTGCTGTCCGCTGCTGACGGTTTTGGCAAGGACGGTGCCCGCTGGATCAAAAAGCTGGCTCCTGAGTACGGCATTGAGATCCTCGCCGAGGAGTCGTTTGGTACCCGCGACACCGATATGACCGCGCAACTGACCAACGCCAAAAATGCCAACCCTCAAGCCATCGTCACCTGGACCATTGGCCCGGCGGGATCAATTGTCGCCAAAAACAAGGCGCAACTGGGCATTGATTTGCCGCTGTTCCAGTGCCACGGCCTGCCCGATCCTAAATACATCGAACTGGCCGGCAGTGCCAGCGAGGGCGACCGCATGCCGTCCACCAAGTTGCTGGTGGCTGACGCCCTGCCTGATAGCGACCCGCAAAAAGCGGTGATTCAGGAGTTTATACAGCTTTACAAGGAGAAGGGTTACGACAAGCAGTTTCCCATCAATACCCACTCTGGCTACGCCTGGGACGCGATTATGATTGTGGCCAACGCCATGAAGCAGGTGGGCACCGATAAGGCGGCTCTGCGTGAGGCGATTGAAAACACCAAAGGCTATGTCGGTGTGTCGGGAATTTATAACCTGACTGCCGAAGACCACAACGGTCTCGATACCAGTTCCATGGTGATTGTTCAGGTCAAAGACGGCCAGTTTGTCATGGCCGACTAA
- a CDS encoding thiamine pyrophosphate-dependent enzyme — MEQQVELLMGNEAMACGLIESGCQVVAAYPGTPSTEILQAVVDRRATAEEPLHIEWSVNEKVAFEVALAASYTGKRSAAIMKQVGLNVAADPFMRSAYLGVKGGFVTIVADDPGPHSSQNEQDTRLFCLQGRVPVFDPASPAEAKELLPLAFELSEKYEMLTVLRPATRICHSRQNVSHQPVQQLKRSARFEKDPNRWGATPAFLPALHRKLNDNLVAFAAEPAVQPRLTQGDGSKARLALVASGIVYGHLVDLLSELDLSNVVDLYQVVMPYPLNSAWIDTMHADYDRVMILEETYPVIEMQLAHGGAFGKQSGDIVKEGELTPDVVHEALARFLDLEAPAPAPANSRGQRPSLCPGCPHRSAFYSIKKTFPKGIFPSDIGCYTLGVNLKVVDTAHCMGACISQGAGFYQAYAQDGEDFPTVVVTIGDSTFFHSGVTALINAVIQKARIIVVILDNATAAMTGGQPVPHLGRTATGEATKAIAIEPLVKASGVEFLECCDPYHNDAFEDALKRADAHIRGPQGGVAVVISRHGCLMEREVVKNQPRYAMEITSDCIGCRRCVEAFECPALSMDEATTMAVLDQDRCIGCGTCIPVCPVHAIKGAIKGTSEGELS; from the coding sequence ATGGAACAACAGGTTGAACTACTGATGGGCAACGAAGCCATGGCCTGCGGACTGATCGAGTCCGGCTGCCAGGTGGTCGCCGCCTATCCGGGCACACCGTCCACAGAGATTCTCCAGGCGGTGGTTGATCGCCGTGCCACGGCCGAAGAGCCACTGCATATTGAGTGGTCGGTGAATGAAAAAGTGGCCTTTGAAGTGGCGCTGGCCGCCAGCTACACCGGCAAACGTAGTGCCGCCATCATGAAACAGGTGGGGCTGAACGTTGCCGCCGACCCGTTCATGCGCAGCGCCTACCTCGGCGTCAAGGGTGGCTTTGTCACCATCGTTGCCGATGATCCCGGTCCGCACAGCTCGCAGAACGAGCAGGACACCCGACTGTTCTGCCTGCAGGGACGGGTGCCGGTGTTCGATCCGGCCAGCCCGGCCGAAGCGAAAGAATTGTTGCCGCTGGCGTTTGAATTGTCGGAAAAATACGAAATGCTCACCGTCTTGCGTCCGGCCACGCGCATCTGCCACTCGCGGCAGAATGTCAGCCACCAGCCGGTCCAGCAGTTGAAACGCAGCGCCCGCTTTGAAAAAGATCCCAATCGCTGGGGTGCGACTCCGGCGTTTTTGCCCGCCCTGCACCGCAAGCTCAACGACAACCTCGTCGCCTTTGCCGCCGAACCGGCGGTCCAGCCGCGCCTGACTCAAGGTGATGGCAGCAAAGCACGGCTGGCCCTGGTCGCCTCCGGCATTGTCTATGGCCATCTGGTCGACCTGCTTTCTGAACTGGACTTGAGCAATGTGGTGGACCTGTATCAGGTGGTGATGCCCTACCCGCTCAACAGCGCCTGGATCGACACAATGCACGCGGACTATGACCGGGTGATGATCCTCGAAGAAACCTACCCGGTGATCGAAATGCAACTGGCCCATGGCGGTGCTTTCGGCAAACAGAGCGGTGATATTGTTAAGGAAGGGGAACTGACGCCCGATGTGGTGCATGAAGCGCTGGCCCGTTTCCTCGATCTGGAAGCTCCGGCTCCCGCCCCGGCCAACAGCCGTGGTCAACGGCCGTCGCTGTGTCCGGGCTGCCCGCACCGCAGCGCGTTTTACAGCATTAAAAAGACCTTCCCCAAGGGGATTTTCCCGTCCGATATCGGCTGCTACACTCTCGGCGTTAACCTCAAGGTCGTGGATACTGCCCATTGCATGGGCGCCTGCATCAGCCAGGGCGCGGGTTTCTATCAAGCCTATGCCCAGGACGGTGAAGACTTCCCCACCGTGGTGGTCACTATCGGTGACTCGACCTTTTTCCATTCCGGGGTGACGGCGCTGATCAATGCCGTGATCCAGAAGGCGCGCATCATCGTGGTGATTCTCGATAATGCTACTGCAGCCATGACCGGCGGTCAGCCGGTGCCGCATCTCGGTCGCACCGCTACCGGCGAAGCAACCAAGGCCATTGCCATTGAGCCGTTGGTAAAGGCCAGCGGGGTTGAGTTCCTCGAATGTTGCGATCCTTACCATAACGACGCGTTTGAAGACGCCTTGAAGCGAGCGGATGCCCATATCCGTGGCCCACAAGGCGGTGTGGCCGTGGTGATTTCACGGCACGGTTGCCTGATGGAGCGTGAGGTGGTGAAAAATCAGCCACGCTATGCCATGGAGATCACCAGCGACTGTATCGGCTGCCGCCGGTGTGTGGAAGCGTTTGAATGTCCGGCCTTGAGCATGGACGAGGCCACCACCATGGCGGTGCTCGATCAGGACCGCTGCATCGGCTGCGGCACCTGTATTCCGGTCTGTCCGGTACACGCCATCAAAGGGGCAATCAAAGGAACCAGCGAGGGGGAATTGTCATGA
- the extI gene encoding selenite/tellurite reduction operon porin ExtI, whose amino-acid sequence MISFRKCNIAASVASLVLMATTAFAGPTWTFGPDDEGLLKLDYKGQFQLDYRDTGSGSGGDDDTMEFNFRRNRIALMGAYGNLGIYAQTEYTEDVNVGPFTVSDGSSNTFQMLDAQIRYKFNDAFRVRAGKFKYNLTRENLEACEKPLTLDRSVLIRAPYVSTRDKGVAVWGNLFNDIFQYRLDVMNGRTDSVSAPDSNFRYSGRAHVTFLDGEKGYGYKGTYMGKKKVITLGAAYSVEQDVAYADCTNETGAVDYKAWTVDLFAEYPIEGIGTFTLSTAYVDYDLDDAYQGADPDSGVIGVNGEKNGGYTKVAYMLPELPLQFFFRAENWSLVELDGVYDQEIDWYGGGFNYYFRGQNLKLTVEYSAVEFDTESSNYEDFDSLTAQLQVVF is encoded by the coding sequence ATGATTTCGTTTAGAAAATGCAACATTGCCGCATCAGTGGCCAGCCTGGTTCTGATGGCGACAACAGCTTTCGCCGGTCCCACCTGGACCTTTGGCCCTGACGATGAAGGCTTGTTGAAACTCGATTACAAAGGGCAGTTTCAGCTTGATTATCGCGACACCGGTTCCGGAAGCGGTGGTGATGATGACACCATGGAATTCAACTTCCGCCGTAACCGGATTGCCCTGATGGGGGCGTATGGCAACTTGGGAATTTATGCGCAGACGGAATATACCGAAGATGTCAATGTCGGTCCGTTCACGGTCAGTGACGGTTCGAGCAACACCTTTCAAATGTTGGACGCCCAGATTCGCTACAAGTTCAATGACGCTTTTCGGGTGCGTGCCGGTAAATTCAAGTACAATCTGACCCGTGAAAATCTTGAAGCCTGCGAAAAGCCATTAACTCTGGATCGTTCCGTGCTGATCCGGGCACCATACGTCTCCACACGCGACAAAGGGGTTGCCGTATGGGGCAATCTGTTTAACGATATTTTCCAATACCGTCTGGATGTTATGAATGGTCGCACCGATTCGGTGTCGGCACCGGATTCCAACTTCCGCTACAGTGGCCGTGCGCACGTGACGTTCCTCGATGGCGAAAAAGGCTATGGTTACAAAGGGACCTACATGGGCAAGAAAAAAGTCATTACCCTGGGTGCCGCTTATTCCGTCGAGCAGGATGTGGCCTACGCTGATTGCACGAATGAAACCGGCGCGGTGGATTACAAGGCCTGGACCGTTGACCTGTTTGCGGAATATCCCATCGAAGGGATCGGCACCTTTACCCTGTCGACCGCCTATGTGGACTATGACCTCGATGACGCCTACCAGGGGGCTGATCCTGACTCCGGCGTGATCGGTGTCAACGGTGAGAAGAACGGTGGTTACACCAAAGTGGCCTACATGTTGCCGGAACTGCCGTTACAATTTTTCTTCCGTGCTGAAAACTGGTCTCTGGTTGAGTTGGACGGTGTCTATGATCAGGAGATTGACTGGTATGGTGGTGGTTTCAATTACTACTTCCGTGGTCAGAACCTTAAATTGACGGTTGAATATTCAGCCGTCGAGTTTGACACAGAGTCCAGCAACTATGAGGATTTCGATAGCCTGACAGCACAATTGCAAGTGGTCTTTTAA
- a CDS encoding 2-oxoacid:acceptor oxidoreductase family protein translates to MKQQIIVSGIGGQGVLFLTRVIAQVAVNRGIPVLTSETHGMAQRGGTVLSSIKVGDFASPLIRAGQADVGLLLWDANLSVHQPLLRADGTLVISSEQPGVGKRIAAAKLARDLGNAVLANLILLGLAVRDAVLFCTAEECEEAIRQLAPERFVEQNLAAFRLGLEGSV, encoded by the coding sequence ATGAAACAGCAGATCATTGTCAGTGGTATCGGCGGACAAGGGGTGCTGTTTCTCACCCGGGTGATTGCCCAGGTGGCAGTGAATCGCGGCATCCCTGTATTGACTTCGGAAACCCACGGCATGGCCCAGCGCGGCGGCACCGTGTTGTCGTCGATCAAGGTCGGCGACTTTGCCAGCCCGTTGATTCGCGCCGGTCAGGCCGATGTCGGCCTGCTATTGTGGGACGCCAACCTCAGTGTGCATCAGCCGTTGCTGCGTGCCGATGGCACTCTGGTGATCAGCAGTGAACAGCCCGGTGTCGGCAAACGGATCGCTGCGGCCAAGTTGGCGCGGGATTTGGGTAATGCGGTACTAGCCAACCTGATTTTGCTCGGTTTAGCTGTGCGTGATGCGGTGTTGTTCTGTACGGCGGAAGAGTGTGAAGAGGCGATTCGTCAGTTGGCTCCTGAACGGTTTGTTGAGCAGAATTTGGCGGCTTTTCGACTTGGGTTGGAAGGGTCTGTCTAA
- a CDS encoding sulfurtransferase: MLLLWGCGSGGSSDSYTDIDAEYYKNDATASALLEPETLISWVNAGYRTESGKRVVILDCVPNPAGVYPYSDVEAWFAGDADKIKTNMAAQYGSTGAPQYLMIDTLNAAGLLGHIPGALPSVSHEGYEVTARDDGPMLADHQIGTGSLIDQMIQRFGIQKDDVVVLTTSRYDYPGFCSSRLWWTLRYWGFAKDNLKVLNGGNKAYKMAGGTLEQGIVTLANVTPSTFSVTDLAQRFTDMRTSIGDLIDMVDSGATTNGEVIVLDARQPPTPFYFTDVLDETGAAVAGGNGVGDIYEVPGYTYDASTGAFTNPDGVTLNLSQMLFNDPHLATQRIPSFSMSTPLPFDVATASPWIRFHWRDDADPSQGAVILPIAAKPAGFDGIIRGAKLVKNGGPAWNVTIPVVTNATTNTKYASKDTLIAAFAAAGIDGTKPIVTYCNSGALASIYYFILKEICEFPNVTMYDGSWQEWGNLTAYEPTDTTFIRNDPTTVFPSYPAGIPSAAIFKGKNDYLEWDATDGFTAAIDETLTADDHITTGGSLSGNAAWDTVHRSEHVIFRATADLNDDLHSYTDGVDWPDTTTYPDYLGFGDEIQDEDDSYAGSSSSTGDDEGPTAFVPSGGGC; encoded by the coding sequence ATGCTCTTACTTTGGGGCTGCGGCTCCGGTGGCTCCTCAGACAGCTACACCGACATCGACGCAGAATACTACAAGAATGACGCCACGGCCTCCGCCCTGCTTGAGCCGGAAACGCTGATCAGCTGGGTCAACGCGGGTTATCGCACAGAAAGCGGAAAACGAGTAGTCATTCTAGACTGTGTTCCCAATCCGGCGGGGGTTTATCCCTATTCGGATGTTGAAGCCTGGTTTGCCGGTGATGCCGACAAAATCAAGACCAACATGGCGGCCCAATACGGCAGCACTGGCGCTCCGCAATATCTGATGATCGACACCCTGAACGCCGCCGGTCTTCTCGGTCACATTCCCGGAGCACTGCCCAGTGTTTCCCACGAAGGCTATGAAGTCACGGCACGCGACGATGGTCCGATGCTGGCCGACCACCAGATCGGCACCGGCAGCCTGATCGATCAGATGATTCAACGTTTTGGTATCCAAAAAGACGATGTTGTCGTTCTGACCACCTCGCGTTACGACTATCCCGGTTTTTGCTCTTCACGCCTGTGGTGGACATTGCGCTACTGGGGCTTCGCCAAAGACAACCTCAAGGTTCTCAACGGCGGCAACAAGGCGTATAAAATGGCCGGCGGCACCCTGGAGCAAGGGATTGTCACGTTGGCGAATGTTACCCCCTCCACCTTCAGCGTAACCGATCTGGCTCAGCGCTTTACCGACATGCGCACCAGCATTGGTGATCTGATTGACATGGTCGACAGTGGCGCAACAACCAATGGCGAGGTTATTGTTCTCGATGCCCGCCAACCACCGACGCCGTTCTATTTCACCGACGTTCTGGATGAAACCGGCGCTGCCGTTGCCGGTGGCAACGGTGTTGGCGATATCTATGAAGTACCGGGATACACCTACGACGCCTCCACGGGTGCCTTTACCAACCCTGACGGCGTGACGCTCAACCTGAGCCAGATGCTGTTTAACGACCCGCATCTGGCGACTCAGCGCATTCCGTCATTCAGCATGTCCACACCACTGCCGTTCGACGTCGCCACCGCATCGCCATGGATCCGCTTCCACTGGCGCGATGATGCCGATCCCAGCCAAGGTGCGGTGATTCTGCCTATTGCCGCCAAGCCCGCTGGCTTTGACGGTATTATTCGCGGAGCCAAGCTGGTTAAAAACGGTGGTCCCGCCTGGAATGTCACCATTCCGGTCGTTACCAACGCCACCACCAACACCAAGTACGCCAGCAAGGACACACTGATCGCCGCCTTCGCCGCTGCCGGTATCGACGGTACCAAACCCATCGTGACCTATTGCAACTCCGGCGCTCTGGCTTCGATCTACTATTTCATTCTCAAAGAGATCTGCGAATTCCCCAACGTCACCATGTATGACGGCTCCTGGCAGGAGTGGGGCAACCTGACCGCTTACGAACCGACGGACACCACCTTTATCCGTAACGATCCGACCACGGTCTTCCCGAGCTATCCGGCAGGGATTCCTTCCGCCGCGATCTTCAAGGGCAAGAACGACTACCTGGAATGGGATGCGACGGACGGCTTCACGGCCGCCATCGATGAAACCCTCACCGCCGACGATCACATTACAACCGGCGGTTCTTTGAGTGGCAATGCCGCGTGGGATACGGTCCACCGTTCCGAGCATGTCATCTTCCGCGCCACAGCCGACCTCAACGACGATTTGCACAGCTATACCGACGGCGTCGACTGGCCGGACACCACCACCTATCCCGACTATCTCGGATTTGGTGATGAAATTCAGGATGAGGATGACAGCTACGCCGGTTCCAGCAGTTCAACTGGTGATGACGAAGGCCCGACAGCCTTTGTTCCGTCTGGCGGCGGTTGTTAG
- a CDS encoding branched-chain amino acid ABC transporter permease produces MQASNDLLQFIIAGLTNGAIYALIALGFSVVHNAMGIVNFVQVDFVSLGGMLMFSALLTLGLPMMPGVLLAVAGVALVAMLVERFGLRPSRSHNELVLIFLTIGLSIILRGAMKMIWGTNRMALPPLSGEKPIALFGATILPQAVWILVLTVVAISLLHWFFHHTPLGLAMRAVASNPTAAAVVGIRGGRIRLTSYGIAGALGGLAGVLVTPITTLSYDVGVLLGLKGFAAAILGGFGSFPGAILGGIGLGLLESLSAGYWSSAYKDVVAFVVLLLVLFVRPKGLLGK; encoded by the coding sequence TTGCAAGCATCCAACGACCTTTTACAATTTATCATTGCCGGACTGACCAATGGTGCGATCTATGCCCTGATTGCGCTGGGCTTCAGCGTGGTGCACAACGCCATGGGCATTGTCAATTTTGTGCAGGTCGATTTCGTGTCTCTAGGCGGGATGCTGATGTTTTCCGCCCTGCTTACCCTCGGCCTGCCGATGATGCCGGGGGTGCTGCTGGCCGTGGCCGGAGTGGCTCTGGTGGCGATGCTGGTGGAGCGTTTCGGTTTACGGCCATCGCGCTCCCACAACGAGCTGGTGTTGATCTTTCTTACCATCGGCTTGTCGATTATCCTGCGCGGGGCAATGAAAATGATCTGGGGCACCAACCGCATGGCCTTGCCGCCGCTCAGCGGTGAGAAGCCGATTGCCCTGTTCGGTGCCACCATCCTGCCGCAGGCGGTGTGGATTCTGGTGCTGACTGTGGTGGCGATCAGCCTGTTGCACTGGTTCTTTCACCACACACCGTTGGGGCTGGCCATGCGCGCCGTGGCATCGAATCCGACGGCGGCGGCTGTGGTTGGTATTCGCGGCGGACGCATCCGTCTGACCAGCTATGGCATTGCCGGGGCGCTGGGTGGTCTGGCCGGGGTGCTGGTGACACCGATCACCACCCTGAGTTACGATGTCGGCGTGCTGCTTGGTTTGAAAGGCTTTGCGGCGGCGATTCTTGGCGGTTTTGGTTCGTTTCCGGGGGCGATCCTTGGTGGCATTGGGCTGGGGTTGCTTGAATCACTCTCGGCTGGGTACTGGTCGAGTGCTTATAAAGATGTGGTGGCGTTTGTGGTGCTGCTGCTGGTGTTGTTTGTGCGGCCTAAGGGGTTGCTGGGGAAGTAG
- a CDS encoding branched-chain amino acid ABC transporter permease has translation MTRQEHLSYFIRLHRTGLTVTLLCALIVLYPLVQDNPYTLGLSNLVAIHVIVVLGLNLFIGYAGQISLGHAAFFGLGAYGSAIGTVTYELSPWPTMFGVAVLVALLALIIGVPTLRLSGHYLAMATLGFNLVVYTVLQQWDEVTGGVSGFYGIPSLAIGNFVFDDEVRFHYLVWAMALLSLLLCLNLVRSGVGRGLAALAGDETAAAALGVNTQISKVKVFVLSAVLASVAGSLYAHCYNYISPASFDIFVSTDLVIMVVIGGMGSIWGSLFGATLITLLPEWIDVFESYKDFVHGGILVLVLMFLPQGFVTGLVDLVKTRQALRRSRHAAS, from the coding sequence ATGACCCGCCAGGAACACCTAAGCTACTTCATCCGCCTGCATCGCACCGGCCTCACGGTGACGCTGCTGTGCGCGTTGATTGTGCTCTATCCGCTGGTGCAGGACAACCCCTACACCCTAGGCCTGTCCAACCTGGTCGCCATCCACGTCATCGTCGTTCTCGGTCTCAACCTGTTCATCGGCTATGCCGGTCAGATATCCCTCGGTCATGCCGCCTTTTTCGGCCTCGGTGCGTACGGCTCGGCCATCGGCACCGTCACCTATGAGCTGTCCCCCTGGCCAACCATGTTCGGCGTTGCCGTGCTGGTCGCCTTGCTGGCGCTGATCATCGGCGTGCCCACGCTGCGCCTGTCCGGGCACTACCTGGCCATGGCCACCCTCGGCTTCAATCTGGTGGTCTACACCGTGCTCCAGCAGTGGGATGAAGTGACCGGCGGAGTCAGCGGTTTTTACGGCATCCCCTCGCTGGCCATCGGCAACTTTGTCTTTGACGACGAAGTGCGCTTCCACTATCTGGTGTGGGCCATGGCGCTGCTCAGTCTGTTGCTGTGCCTCAACCTGGTGCGCAGCGGTGTCGGTCGTGGTCTGGCAGCCCTGGCTGGCGATGAAACAGCGGCCGCTGCCCTTGGCGTCAACACCCAGATCAGCAAGGTGAAAGTGTTTGTGCTATCGGCAGTGCTGGCCTCGGTCGCTGGCAGCCTGTACGCCCATTGCTACAACTACATCAGCCCGGCGTCCTTTGATATTTTTGTCTCCACCGATCTAGTAATCATGGTGGTAATCGGCGGCATGGGGTCGATCTGGGGCTCGCTGTTTGGCGCCACCCTCATCACCCTGTTGCCCGAGTGGATCGATGTGTTTGAGTCGTACAAAGATTTCGTTCACGGCGGTATTCTGGTACTGGTGTTGATGTTCCTGCCCCAGGGTTTTGTCACCGGTCTGGTCGATCTGGTCAAAACCCGTCAGGCTTTACGCAGGAGTCGCCATGCTGCATCTTGA